A genomic window from Triticum urartu cultivar G1812 chromosome 7, Tu2.1, whole genome shotgun sequence includes:
- the LOC125523066 gene encoding putative inorganic phosphate transporter 1-13, whose translation MFTTWPARRHACSSLFCHLHGAGSAMLYRVLDAVTSVKCETRRARKQIKVLEALDVAGTQLYHFTTIVIAGMGFFTDAYDLFSVSLIADLLGRIYYHSADGKLPGNVAGALSGVALCGTVLGQLFFGWLGDRMGRKRIYGVTLKLMVVCSLASGLSFHNKPKCVVAMLCFFRFWLGFGIGGDYPLSATIMSEYANKRTRGAFIAAVFAMQGLGNLAAGAVVLVLSASFKNTAAYDTDQLGQADYVWRIVLMLGAVPALLTYYWRMKYTALIAKNLKLAASDMAAVLDIDFVSDMDAEAVVKQDEFGLFSMEFLHKHGRQLLGTTVCWFVLDVVFYSLNLFMKDIFSGIGWFGDAAEMSPLEQTYKIARTQAIIVVGGSLPGYFLTVLFVDRIGRIKIQLMGFTMMTIFMIGLAAPYKFWSKPSMHVGFAIMYALILFFANFGPNSTTFILPTEIFPTRLRSTCNGISAAGGKCGAIIGVLWFQYSHTSNRSSLLLLAGCNLIGVMFTLALPESKGMSLEDITGEMEEESEPPEKSATVAEAEFIHSVEIP comes from the exons ATGTTCACGACCTGGCCTGCGAGGAGGCACGCGTGCAGCTCCCTTTTCTGCCACCTCCATGGCGCCGGGAGCGCCATGCTGTACCGCGTGCTGGACGCGGTGACGTCGGTGAAATGCGAGACTCGGCGGGCTCGCAAGCAGATCAAGGTGCTCGAGGCCCTTGACGTCGCCGGGACGCAGCTGTACCACTTCACCACCATCGTCATCGCCGGCATGGGCTTCTTCACCGACGCCTACGACCTGTTCTCGGTCTCCCTCATCGCCGACCTCCTGGGCCGCATCTACTACCACTCGGCAGACGGCAAGCTTCCCGGCAACGTCGCTGGCGCCCTCAGTGGCGTGGCACTCTGTGGCACCGTCCTGGGGCAGCTCTTCTTCGGCTGGCTCGGCGACAGGATGGGGCGGAAGCGGATCTACGGCGTCACGCTCAAGCTCATGGTGGTGTGCTCGCTCGCGTCCGGCCTCTCCTTCCACAACAAGCCCAAGTGCGTCGTGGCCATGTTGTGCTTCTTCCGCTTCTGGCTCGGCTTCGGCATCGGCGGCGACTACCCGCTCTCGGCGACCATCATGTCTGAGTATGCCAACAAGAGGACTCGCGGAGCCTTCATAGCAGCGGTCTTCGCTATGCAG GGTCTTGGGAACCTGGCTGCTGGGGCTGTTGTTCTGGTGCTCTCTGCGAGCTTCAAGAACACGGCCGCGTACGATACTGACCAGCTCGGGCAAGCAGACTACGTGTGGCGCATAGTACTCATGCTCGGCGCCGTTCCTGCCCTGCTCACCTACTACTGGCGCATGAAGTACACCGCGCTCATCGCCAAGAACCTCAAGCTAGCGGCGTCTGACATGGCCGCGGTCCTCGACATCGACTTCGTGTCGGACATGGACGCGGAGGCCGTCGTTAAGCAGGACGAGTTTGGCCTCTTCTCCATGGAGTTCCTTCACAAGCATGGCCGCCAGCTCCTCGGAACCACCGTGTGCTGGTTCGTCCTCGACGTCGTCTTCTACTCCCTCAACCTCTTCATGAAGGACATCTTCAGCGGCATCGGCTGGTTTGGAGACGCGGCCGAGATGAGCCCTCTCGAGCAGACCTACAAGATAGCCCGCACGCAGGCCATCATCGTGGTCGGCGGTTCCCTGCCAGGGTACTTCCTCACTGTCCTCTTCGTTGACCGCATCGGCCGCATCAAGATCCAGCTCATGGGGTTCACCATGATGACCATCTTCATGATCGGGCTCGCCGCGCCCTACAAGTTCTGGTCCAAACCAAGCATGCACGTAGGCTTCGCCATCATGTACGCATTGATCCTCTTCTTCGCAAACTTCGGCCCCAACTCCACCACCTTTATCCTGCCCACGGAGATATTCCCGACGCGGCTGCGGTCGACGTGCAACGGCATATCGGCCGCCGGGGGTAAGTGTGGTGCCATCATCGGAGTTCTCTGGTTCCAGTATTCTCACACGAGCAACCGGAGCTCTCTTCTTCTGCTGGCGGGGTGCAACCTAATTGGAGTTATGTTCACTCTTGCCTTGCCGGAGTCCAAAGGGATGTCACTCGAGGATATCAccggggaaatggaggaagaaaGCGAACCACCTGAAAAATCTGCAACAGTTGCTGAAGCTGAGTTCATCCACAGCGTGGAAATTCCGTAA
- the LOC125524718 gene encoding granule-bound starch synthase 1, chloroplastic/amyloplastic has protein sequence MAALATSQLATSGAVLGITDRFRRAGFQGVRPRSPADAALGMRTVGASAAPKQQSRKAHRGTRRCLSVVVRATGGGGMNLVFVGAEMAPWSKTGGLGDVLGGLPPAMAANGHRVMVISPRYDQYKDAWDTSVVSEIKIADEYERVRYFHCFKRGVDRVFVDHPCFLEKVRGKTKEKIYGPDAGTDYEDNQLRFSLLCQAALEVPRILDLNNNPYFSGPYGEDVVFVCNDWHTGLLACYLKSNYQSNGIYRTAKVAFCIHNISYQGRFSFDDFAQLNLPDRFKSSFDFIDGYDKPVEGRKINWMKAGILQADKVLTVSPYYAEELISGEARGCELDNIMRLTGITGIVNGMDVSEWDPTKDKFLAVNYDVTTALEGKALNKEALQAEVGLPVDRKVPLVAFIGRLEEQKGPDVMIAAIPEIVKEEDVQIVLLGTGKKKFERLLKSVEEKFPSKVRAVVRFNAPLAHQMMAGADVLAVTSRFEPCGLIQLQGMRYGTPCACASTGGLVDTIVEGKTGFHMGRLSVDCNVVEPADVKKVVTTLKRAVKVVGTPAYHEMVKNCMIQDLSWKGPAKNWEHVLLELGVEGSEPGIVGEEIAPLAMENVAAP, from the exons ATGGCGGCTCTGGCCACGTCCCAGCTCGCCACCTCCGGCGCCGTCCTCGGCATCACCGACAGGTTCCGCCGTGCAGGTTTTCAGGGCGTGAGGCCCCGGAGCCCGGCGGATGCAGCGCTCGGCATGAGGACTGTCGGAGCAAGCGCGGCACCGAAGCAACAAAGCAGGAAAGCGCACCGCGGGACACGGCGGTGCCTCTCTGTGGTGGTGCGCGccacgggcggcggcggcatgaACCTCGTGTTCGTCGGCGCCGAGATGGCGCCCTGGAGCAAGACCGGCGGCCTCGGCGACGTCCTCGGGGGCCTCCCCCCAGCCATGGCC GCCAACGGTCACCGGGTCATGGTCATCTCCCCGCGCTACGACCAGTACAAGGACGCCTGGGACACCAGCGTCGTCTCCGAG ATCAAGATCGCCGACGAGTACGAGCGGGTGAGGTACTTCCACTGCTTCAAACGTGGGGTGGACCGCGTGTTCGTCGACCACCCGTGCTTCCTGGAGAAG GTCCGGGGCAAGACCAAGGAGAAGATCTACGGGCCCGACGCCGGCACGGACTACGAGGACAACCAGCTACGCTTCAGCCTTCTCTGCCAGGCAGCACTTGAGGTGCCCAGGATCCTCGACCTCAACAACAACCCATACTTTTCTGGACCCTACG GGGAAGACGTGGTGTTCGTGTGCAACGACTGGCACACGGGCCTTCTGGCCTGCTACCTCAAGAGCAACTACCAGTCCAATGGCATCTATAGGACGGCCAAG GTGGCGTTCTGCATCCACAACATCTCGTACCAGGGCCGCTTCTCCTTCGACGACTTCGCGCAGCTCAACCTGCCGGACAGGTTCAAGTCGTCCTTCGACTTCATCGACGGCTACGACAAGCCGGTGGAGGGGCGCAAGATCAACTGGATGAAGGCCGGGATCCTGCAGGCCGACAAGGTGCTGACGGTGAGCCCCTACTACGCGGAGGAGCTCATCTCCGGCGAAGCCAGGGGCTGCGAGCTCGACAACATCATGCGCCTCACGGGCATCACCGGCATCGTCAACGGCATGGATGTCAGCGAGTGGGACCCCACCAAGGACAAGTTCCTCGCCGTCAACTACGACGTCACCACC GCGTTGGAGGGGAAGGCGCTGAACAAGGAGGCGCTGCAGGCCGAGGTGGGGCTGCCGGTGGACCGGAAGGTGCCGCTGGTGGCGTTCATCGGCAGGCTGGAGGAGCAGAAGGGCCCCGACGTGATGATCGCCGCCATCCCGGAGATCGTGAAGGAGGAGGACGTCCAGATCGTTCTCCTG GGCACCGGGAAGAAGAAGTTTGAGCGGCTGCTCAAGAGCGTGGAGGAGAAGTTCCCGAGCAAGGTGAGGGCCGTGGTCAGGTTCAACGCGCCGCTGGCTCACCAGATGATGGCCGGAGCCGATGTGCTCGCCGTCACCAGCCGCTTCGAGCCCTGCGGCCTCATCCAGCTCCAGGGGATGCGCTACGGGACG CCGTGCGCATGCGCGTCCACCGGCGGGCTCGTCGACACCATCGTGGAGGGCAAGACCGGGTTCCACATGGGCCGCCTCAGTGTCGAC TGCAACGTGGTGGAGCCGGCCGACGTGAAGAAGGTTGTGACCACCCTGAAGCGCGCCGTCAAGGTCGTCGGCACGCCGGCGTACCATGAGATGGTCAAGAACTGCATGATACAGGATCTCTCCTGGAAG GGGCCTGCCAAGAACTGGGAGCACGTGCTTCTGGAACTGGGGGTCGAGGGGAGCGAGCCGGGGATCGTCGGCGAGGAGATCGCGCCGCTCGCCATGGAGAACGTCGCCGCTCCCTGA